One genomic window of Caenorhabditis elegans chromosome I includes the following:
- the unc-87 gene encoding Protein unc-87 (Confirmed by transcript evidence) gives MPPTEDQVVAEEQPNATMETKVTGQGQPKRVGRWTLAQLRQTDGIIPSQAGWNKGDSQKLMTNFGTPRNTNTRVKSENLQEIPEDIANRTHGEVRLQSGTNKYCSQRGMTGFGSGRDVCREGVRVAQNPADLAELPEEKIRMSEGIVRLQAGTNKYDSQKGMTGFGTGRRETTKMVDSKHPEYDHEKPDQSEIPLQSGTNKFASQKGMTGFGTARRETTKMVDSNHPDYSHECSIDQTTIPSQMGSNQYASQKGMTGFGQPRWEVLDPSISWQNRKSQGMVRLQSGTNRFASQAGMIGFGTCRNTTFEAEGGELPYEAMKVSETIIPSQAGWNKGDSQKKMTSFGAPRDVKGKHLKRIWELEYPEEAEISLDRL, from the exons ATGCCGCCAACTGAGGATCAAGTTGTTGCTG AGGAGCAACCAAATGCCACCATGGAGACCAAAGTCACCGGACAAGGTCAGCCAAAGCGTGTCGGACGCTGGACATTGGCTCAACTCCGTCAAACTGACGGAATTATTCCAAGCCAGGCCGGATGGAACAAGGGAGACTCACAAAAGTTGATGACCAACTTCGGAACACCAAGAAACACTAACACTCGTGTCAAGTCTGAGAACCTTCAG gaaatccCAGAAGATATTGCCAACCGAACCCATGGAGAAGTTCGTCTTCAATCCGGAACCAACAAATATTGCTCCCAGAGAGGAATGACCGGATTCGGATCCGGACGTGATGTGTGCCGTGAGGGAGTCCGTGTCGCTCAGAACCCAGCTGACTTGGCT gAGCTTCCAGAAGAAAAGATCCGTATGTCCGAGGGAATTGTCCGTCTTCAAGCCGGTACCAACAAATATGATTCTCAAAAGGGAATGACCGGATTCGGAACTGGACGTCGTGAGACAACTAAGATGGTTGACTCAAAGCATCCAGAATACGATCACGAGAAACCAGATCAATCTGAAATTCCACTTCAGTCTGGAACAAACAAATTCGCTTCACAAAAGGGAATGACCGGTTTCGGAACTGCTCGTCGTGAGACCACAAAGATGGTTGATTCTAACCATCCAGATTACTCTCATGAATGTTCCATTGATCAAACCACAATTCCATCTCAGATGGGATCTAATCAATATGCTTCACAGAAGGGTATGACTGGATTCGGACAGCCACGTTGGGAAGTTCTCGACCCATCAATCTCATGGCAAAACCGTAAATCCCAGGGAATGGTCCGTCTTCAATCTGGTACCAACCGTTTTGCTTCTCAAGCT ggTATGATTGGCTTCGGAACATGCAGAAACACAACATTCGAGGCTGAAGGAGGAGAGCTTCCATATGAGGCAATGAAGGTGTCTGAGACCATCATTCCAAGTCAAGCTGGATGGAACAAGGGAGACTCACAGAAG
- the unc-87 gene encoding Protein unc-87 (Confirmed by transcript evidence) encodes MLSFNNTTSASSFQSASSRYLMSSSSSIGPPQQQSAKLFPEHFYPSGLSPRQSEALERLRPNTASRERNIPIQFTGKNPTTNSALEEYKPVPHVQVTSPKSSIVPNFVSEQRGLQPQPTSQAPTNYRQFVAAPRSPRGYGDYPEMTGKASAAGDSEPVQIPIKTQTPITQARAQETKIPTIVSPHPVYYYDNQEQPIQQIREEQPNATMETKVTGQGQPKRVGRWTLAQLRQTDGIIPSQAGWNKGDSQKLMTNFGTPRNTNTRVKSENLQEIPEDIANRTHGEVRLQSGTNKYCSQRGMTGFGSGRDVCREGVRVAQNPADLAELPEEKIRMSEGIVRLQAGTNKYDSQKGMTGFGTGRRETTKMVDSKHPEYDHEKPDQSEIPLQSGTNKFASQKGMTGFGTARRETTKMVDSNHPDYSHECSIDQTTIPSQMGSNQYASQKGMTGFGQPRWEVLDPSISWQNRKSQGMVRLQSGTNRFASQAGMIGFGTCRNTTFEAEGGELPYEAMKVSETIIPSQAGWNKGDSQKKMTSFGAPRDVKGKHLKRIWELEYPEEAEISLDRL; translated from the exons ATGTTATCATTCAACAACACAACATCTGCATCTAGTTTTCAATCTGCTTCATCAAGATATTTAatgtcatcatcatcatcaattgGACCACCACAACAACAATCTGCAAAACTATTTCCTGAGCATTTCTATCCAAGTGGACTAAGTCCAAGACAGTCGGAAGCTCTCGAACGATTGCGACCCAATACGGCGTCGCGCGAACGAAATATTCCGATTCAATTTACCGGAAAGAATCCAACAACAAATTCAGCTCTTGAGGAGTATAAACCAGTACCACACGTACAAGTTACATCTCCAAAGTCTTCAATTGTTCCGAATTTTGTTTCCGAGCAACGCGGGcttcagcctcaaccaacatCTCAAGCTCCAACCAATTATCGGCAATTCGTGGCTGCACCACGATCGCCACGTGGATATGGAGACTATCCAGAAATGACGGGAAAAGCTTCTGCTGCTGGGGATTCAGAGCCTGTTCAAATCCCAATAAAAACTCAAACTCCAATTACACAAGCTCGTGCTCAAGAAACTAAAATTCCAACAATTGTGTCACCACACCCTGTTTATTATTATGACAATCAGGAGCAACCAATTCAACAAATTcgag AGGAGCAACCAAATGCCACCATGGAGACCAAAGTCACCGGACAAGGTCAGCCAAAGCGTGTCGGACGCTGGACATTGGCTCAACTCCGTCAAACTGACGGAATTATTCCAAGCCAGGCCGGATGGAACAAGGGAGACTCACAAAAGTTGATGACCAACTTCGGAACACCAAGAAACACTAACACTCGTGTCAAGTCTGAGAACCTTCAG gaaatccCAGAAGATATTGCCAACCGAACCCATGGAGAAGTTCGTCTTCAATCCGGAACCAACAAATATTGCTCCCAGAGAGGAATGACCGGATTCGGATCCGGACGTGATGTGTGCCGTGAGGGAGTCCGTGTCGCTCAGAACCCAGCTGACTTGGCT gAGCTTCCAGAAGAAAAGATCCGTATGTCCGAGGGAATTGTCCGTCTTCAAGCCGGTACCAACAAATATGATTCTCAAAAGGGAATGACCGGATTCGGAACTGGACGTCGTGAGACAACTAAGATGGTTGACTCAAAGCATCCAGAATACGATCACGAGAAACCAGATCAATCTGAAATTCCACTTCAGTCTGGAACAAACAAATTCGCTTCACAAAAGGGAATGACCGGTTTCGGAACTGCTCGTCGTGAGACCACAAAGATGGTTGATTCTAACCATCCAGATTACTCTCATGAATGTTCCATTGATCAAACCACAATTCCATCTCAGATGGGATCTAATCAATATGCTTCACAGAAGGGTATGACTGGATTCGGACAGCCACGTTGGGAAGTTCTCGACCCATCAATCTCATGGCAAAACCGTAAATCCCAGGGAATGGTCCGTCTTCAATCTGGTACCAACCGTTTTGCTTCTCAAGCT ggTATGATTGGCTTCGGAACATGCAGAAACACAACATTCGAGGCTGAAGGAGGAGAGCTTCCATATGAGGCAATGAAGGTGTCTGAGACCATCATTCCAAGTCAAGCTGGATGGAACAAGGGAGACTCACAGAAG